In Terriglobia bacterium, the genomic stretch TGATTATTGTGGCCGTGGTCTTCATCCTGGCGCAGCTCGCGCTGGGGTACTTTGTGTGGAAATACCGCGACCGCGCGGGCCGGAAGGCTCGCTACGTGGAAGGCAACAACACGATGGAAGTCCTGTGGACCAGTATCACCTTCGTGATTTTCATCGGGCTGGGAATTCTGGGGCAGAGGGTGTGGGCGCAATTCCATTTTGCCGAGGCGCCGGCCAACGCCATGGAAGTCGAAGTGACCGGGCAACAGTTCCAATGGAACATCCGTTACCCCGGACCTGACGGACAATTCGGCCGTACGGAGGCGAAATACGTGGATGAATCCGGGTTGAACTTCGTGGGGGTCGATCCCCATGACCCGGCCGGGAAGGACGACATTACCAGCATCAATCGCCTGGTGATCCCGGTCAATCAGCCGGTCAAGGTCCTGCTCCATTCGAAGGACGTGACGCATAGTTTCTTCGTCCCCTGGCTGCGGATCAAACAGGATGCCGTCCCCGGGATGACCATCGCCATTCATTTCACCGCCACCAAAACCGGTGAGTATGAAATCCCCTGCGCCGAACTGTGTGGCCTGGGACATTACAAAATGCGCGGAATTCTCGATGTAAAGACACCCGACGAATTCCAGCAGTGGTTGAAGAAACAAGCAAGCCAGGAATGAACCTCGATCGGGCAAGGCGGTCCGCTGCGGCGGATCGACCGGGCCGTAGGATTCAGATGGGCAGGGCGAGCAGACTGATCGCCCTGTGGGAGCCAAACAACAGGGAGAAGACTCATGGGAGAACCGACACACGCGGTTCATGTGCATCACGCGCCGAAAGGATTTATCCGGAAGTACATCTTCAGCACCGATCACAAGGTGATCGGAATCCAGTACTTCTTTCTCGCTCTGTTTTCCGTGATCGTGGGGATGTTGCTGTCGGTGCTCTTTCGGCTGCATCTCGCCTGGCCCAACGCCAATTGGGACCTTCTCGGTAAGCTGTTTCCGACCGGCATGGCGGGGGGGTTGATGACCCCCGAGTTTTACCTTTCGCTCGTGACGATGCACGGGACCTTGATGGTCTTCTTCGTCCTGACCACCGCGCCGCAGGGTGGGTTTGGAAATTATTTTCTCCCCATTCAGATTGGGGCCGACGACATGGCCTTCCCGGTCCTCAACATGCTCTCGTTCTGGATCACCTTCGTCGCGCTCGTGGTGATGATGATGGCGTTGTTTGCAACCGGCGGGGCTCCGCTGTCGGGATGGACCGCGTACCCGCCACTCAGTGCGCTCGGTAAGATCTCGGGTCCGGGCGAAGGGCTGGGGCAAACGCTGTGGGTCATCAGTCTCGCCATCTTCTGCGTCGGCTCACTGCTCGGGGCTTTGAACTTCATTACCACTACGCTGAATCTGCGGGCCAAAGGAATGACGTTATTGCGGATGCCCCTGACCGTGTGGGCCTGGTTCACCACGTCGATTCTGGCGCTTTTGGCGTTTCCGGTGCTGCTGGCCGGCGGCATCCTCCTTGTTTTGGATCGGGTGGGGGGAACAAGCTTCTTC encodes the following:
- the coxB gene encoding cytochrome c oxidase subunit II: MGLAIALVLVLLCVVSVIMFSGHYWWFPPLISTYTGYDKQFMLTLIIVAVVFILAQLALGYFVWKYRDRAGRKARYVEGNNTMEVLWTSITFVIFIGLGILGQRVWAQFHFAEAPANAMEVEVTGQQFQWNIRYPGPDGQFGRTEAKYVDESGLNFVGVDPHDPAGKDDITSINRLVIPVNQPVKVLLHSKDVTHSFFVPWLRIKQDAVPGMTIAIHFTATKTGEYEIPCAELCGLGHYKMRGILDVKTPDEFQQWLKKQASQE